Sequence from the Pecten maximus chromosome 8, xPecMax1.1, whole genome shotgun sequence genome:
CTCCCTGGATACGAGGACACTGTTTTACATGCCTCACTGTGGAAAGAGTCTATGTAACAATCTCCTTTGGGCTAACTGGAGCAGACAGCACTTATCCAACATGGTTGTCATTGGCAACAGTTTTACCAGCATCATTGACAAGTAAGATGAATTTTATTAAGCAGTCCTTATTTCGTCAAAGTGTTTGAAGAGCATTTCAATAAAGAGATAAGAATTTGGTGGTATCCTGTTCTCATAATTCTTCTATTTTGGTGAATTAGAAAGAGCTTAGTGTTTTGAAAATACTACTACAAAGTTCTTTCTTTCCATTTTTAGCACTCCAAGCAGACTTCTGGAGAAAACTGGTGGCTATATTCAACGTGTATCCTTCTAAACTTCAAACTGCCGGGAACTGATTCCAGTTCTGTTTACAAAACAGCTCAACTTCGATTTTGGTTTCAGTTATACATATCATGTCACTATGTCAGTGTGGTTTCTCATTTAAACTCTAGAGCcccatgtattttttttttctttattaagATCTGGTTCAATTACTCTTAAAATTAACCATATATCctattttgtatcaattttatttttcagtcaGGACATTGTCTGGGGTGCTTTTGCATCATTTGACTTTAGAAAACGCTTGTATTGTAACCTTAATTAAAGAGTACATTGATTTACAGTTTAGATAATAAAGTGATACAATTTTTGGTAGATTTACttgaaaaacaatttcaaatttttccCAAACTGAGAAAAACTTTTATACTTTCTCTGCATTCAAGCAAACCAGTAGTCCCACTCAGCAAAAAAGCTGACCATTAGCAGAACCAGCAAACCTCCATTTATTCTAGACTCTAGTATGCCTGAACCAGGAGACAGAACCAAAGCCTACCCTCACAGGGGCAACTGgtcaactaaaggtcaaaagtgaggcagtgttaAGAGAGACATAAGGAATGAAAATACAGTATCCCAAATTtagttacattttttttctgaaacctatttaaaattaaatatctctatctcaaacacagaattaatcttgtttagACATATGTTCATCATTAGGATTTTCTGCTATCTTGCACTACAATTTTTGCTGCAGGAAAATCTGAATTTACTGTGTAaacactttcggaaaatccggaaatttataTTCTCTAACCCATTTTTTGTTAtcaaatgtgaagcctgtatttATAatacttcataatgaatattcaaattatagtgtacatttatgtTATCTgcataacaaacaaaaaatacccATGGGCAGGCTATCCTACTGTGGTCTGCTACCTTACGCTCTACTGACCAAAGGGAAAGAACTAGGTAGAGATCTATTAATTTTGACTTCAGTTTTTTTGTGTTGatcttaatgaaataaagaaaattgtaTTCCTTCACCAGATACAGTTGTACCCCTACTGTACAGAGGTACCCTTACCCACGACCTTCAAGTTCACAGACATTTTTAACGATACTGCCATTCACAGTTTTCCTGCCAACAAACTCCGAAATGCTCCTGAAGAATTCTGGGATAGCCCTTCAGAGCCTCGCTATGAGGAAGAGGATGTAGAATTCATCTCAAATAAACAAAGATAAAAGTATTTGCTGTTCTTGGTTTTTCAGTTGAATTGTATAGCTTAAAAGAAAACAACTACCTGAGTAAATCTGCTCTAGAACTACACATTGTACGTTTTAAATTACCTATGTAAAGAGAACACTCTTTTCTAGCTGATGAAGCTAACCTTTTGTAAACAGAGCCTGTATTGAAGGATAACCTGCTAAATGAATACATCAACTTTTTAAagtttgctatatatatatatatatagtggtcCAATAAAATTGGCAACCTTATTGGCCTAAATAAAGGATACGTTAATTTTTAAGAATTATTTACTCACCTGAACAAAAGGCTTAGTTAGGTTTATTACTATGCAGCATCCACCAACTTTACTTTTAAAAATGGATTATAACCGAATACTGAGGCAGTAAGCAGTCTTTCATGATGGGTTTCTCCGATACCCCAGAAGACAGGTGGGCAGAGTGAAAAGTGACAAGAGACCAAATAGACCGTACATGTGAAAATTATCTCTCTGAAATTACTTTTCATATTAGAATAGATTTGTCAGTTTTGTAATGAAATGACAATTCAAACTTTCATAAATAAAATCTATGTAGATAACCTCCCAGCAGGCATTTGGACAGAATTGGTGTGATAGTACTGCTTCTTAGGAGATGTGGAATTCAGATTGTTCAAACGAAATctgggtggtcaggtggcacagtggtaacacacttgcctttcacctaggcgaccggggttcgattccccgatcggatgtgaaaaggtatgggtcacctgcccgaccacatgggttttccccGTGTACTCTAGTTTCCTCCCACCGTAAGACCCCTTGCAagcttccatccaggccaacaagcatgattaataaaagttaatataccttgtttcgcaattgttgtaaaaaaaataaagtctAACTGCCTCACACTGTCTCATCATAAACTAGTGTACACATTTCAACCATATTAAAAAGAAAGATTGCGCAGCTGAAGTTATGGAACAAACTACCTCCCATTGTGGTACATCAAGTTGGACCAAAGGAGTAATTTGACCATGTGCCTTTAAACAACACTTCACAAgaagctacagatcaagttcaaaTCAAAATTTGGAAGAAAGCATCCATAAGTGATAAGACTTATATTTAAATGTCTGTTAACAGCACCTCGCAAGGAATTGCATGGCAATTGGAAGTTTTCGGAAGGAAGCATGCATAGAGGATAGGGAAAGTTCTAAAGAAAGATCAAGCCCCAAAGGGAAATATGGAAGTCCAAATACCGGTAGGTCATTTTGCCTACGTGGAGGTCAAACATATAGAAGTCTTATTTGTTGCCTGCTCAGAAACCGATttcattatattaaatatttctaaattaaCTGAAACAACAGAGTGATGACATAATAATCAAAGCATACTTATCTCATAACTAAGAATCGGTAAAACGGTGAGAAAATAGGAGCAAAAGTATGGATTTGCATGCATCCAAATTAAAACTAGATGTTCATTATACACTCCGTAAACTCCGTATGAACATCCAATTTTAATTGATTGGCATGGAAACCTTTGAAATTGTACCAAGAATAATAAGACTGCGTTCTGGAAGGATAatcgtcttctgcttcatcggcACACCCACTATGCAAGTCTTGGACAAAGCCGATTAAGTCAAGTTTTCAAATGGAGAACTAGGATGGTGACAATGGGACCAGTAGGCATATCATACAAGATAACGTCTGCTTACATATCACACAGTAGTTAGTTTAATTTGTCACCAAGTGAAAGCTCGTCATCGGTAGATGTGAAAGTGAAATTGAGAACTTGGCAAATTTAGATCCAATTTACCCGTGCTAATAATTTCACTGATACACTTAGCCTTATACGGAATCATGGTTTTTTCCGAATAGTCTTTCGAACTCCACAGTGATTATAGATTTCCATATTTCTGGTTCCTAGCATCACCGTTGACACGTTATGGCGCTATTCTATATTCCCTTTTCAGCATGAATGCTTTAATCGAGTGTTGGACGAGATATTTCGGTCTACGGGACGGGAACACAGATAAAGATAGGATGTTAATCAGATTGCAACAAGCACGGCCTTAAACAGTCCAGTCACTTAGAAAAATCATAAGTTGTTGTATACCCAACTTGGGGAGTTAGTGTACAACAGCTTTCGAGTACGGGAAGCTATTGGACAGCTAAGCTCCCCCTCTTAACTGGGTATTGAGATGTATTGTACAAGCAGTGCAACTTCAAAGGGAAAATGGGCAGACCATGATACTAGAAATAGTTTGAAGCATGATGATTTACCATTAGATGATCGACACGAGTTTGTGATGGTGTCGGCAGCGAAAGTGTCTATACCCACTTGATCCATGAACAGTGACACCGCTCCACAATACATAGTCGCGTTTTCATGTTCTTCAACCGATATCTAAAATTGCTGAATTGatcatgtatattttaacatttttttaagcCCATCTTCATTTTTCGGGTTTTCCACAtgtaaaagtaaaatattgacaatatagCTATTCACTAATACCATATAAAGGGACTAAACACCTTTGTGAATTTTAAGCATTAACTCTTAAGTAAATTTTATTTCGGAACAAGACTTGAACATTAAAGCGTTCTAAGAATGGAACAACAGCTAATTATGTTCTTTCAGTGTTTTTGTGATAATGATAAGTGATAGTGCGATTTTCACCTGGAGCCGAGGATGAAGTGCGATTTTCGCTAGTAGCGAGAATGAAAATAAGCGATAGTGCGATTTCCACTTGGGGCCGATGATGCTGAAGTATTAGGTCATGCAATCACACAAGATTCCTAATTAATAATTGTGCAACACACTGGTTAATAGCATTTTAACATTCGTATGATAAGTAACAGATGAAATGCCGAATGAGTATATATAAGACGGCATCATAAAGGTGCTTCGTTCTTCTATAGGGCTCCTCAGTGATGTTTGAACCCTTCGTATGTCGATTTGTCCCTCTATCTATACTAttattggatacctgtatagAGTATGCCATAAACGTGGCATGTAGAACAACAAACAACGCTCATGACATACTTACTCAACTGTAGATGCCCTCTCAAGCTTTTGTCTGTTTAGGTTGGTAGCTATACAAAGTTTTGTGAAACTGGATTTCAGGCGTGATGTTGTTTTGATTCTTTGATCAAATTgaacatattttcttttgaaatgtttCTTTTATCAAATGACTTGACTTCTAACTCTGAACACTCCATGCCGCATACTGAAATGAATGTTCGATATCGTCCTTCTGGATGCTTCCTTTTACAAGAAAGATGAAGGAGACACAAGTTTCCAAGAAGATGCTGTACGAATGCTGCTGGAGTGACATTGTCATGGATAAAAATTCTGTCAACTgacttgtttttcttttcataagAGACTTTTCATCATCTGGGAACTCTTCCAGACAGGAAACAAAGACCTTGTCAAGTCCTCCactttcatatacatgtattttgataacGTGGTCGCCTTAACAACAAGAATTATACATTCATTTAATGAACTATCTGGAAATAGACATTCGATATTCAGTTCATCAAACGTTTTCAATTATTGTCATGTTGCTATTTCTTTTGACGACACAAGTGCACGCCTCCTTCTTTTTTCTAATACTtcttttggttttggttttccaAACTCCCCTTCTGGATTTCCTACTTCTGGCCTCtagcatcactgaagagtcctgAAAGCACAGAACAGCCGCATGGTGCAATATCAGTTTCTGGAATCGGCTACTAATTTAAGGAGTTTGATGTAAGCTGCTGAATTAAATCAAAGTCATGGAATCACGAATTAAGCTGCTTAATTAAACTAAAGCCATGGAATCGTGAACCAAGCCTGTTGAAATAAACTAAGATCATGGAATCATGAATTCAACTGCTTAATTATACCGAAGTCATGGAATCATGCATGGATTCAAGCTGTTTAATTAACCAAAACCATGAAATCATGAATTAAGCTGCTTAATTAAACTAAAGTCATGGAATAATGAATTCAAGCGGTTTAATTAACCAAAGTCATGGAATCACGAATTAAGCTGCTTAAATAAGCTTTAAGACATGGAATCATGAATTCAAGGTGTTCAATTAAACTAAAGTCATGGAATCATGAATTCAAGCTGTTTAATTAACCAAAATCATGGAATAATGCGTTCAAGCTGCTTCATTAAACCATAAAAGTCATTGGAGCATAAATTCCAGCTGCTTGATAAACGAACGTCAAGGAATCATGAATTCCAGCTGCTTAATTCAACGAAAGTCATGGAATAGTGAATTCAAGATGCTTGATTAAACTAATGTCACGTAAGCATGAATTCAAGATGTTTAATTAAACTCAAGTCATGGAAACATTAATTCAATCTGCCCAATTAAACGAAAGTCGCGGAATCATGAATTCAGGCTAGTGTGACTGAATGATAATGGGCTCTTTGGGAATTACTGACACTGATAATTTTTCCTAGGTACAGAAACAGTAAAACAACTAATTACCTGGATCAACCTTAAACGGAGAACTGCTTAACAGCAAATACGATATATAGTTATGCTATTATAGCCTTtaagatgaaaaataaaaacctaTTTACACAGAAGACACGCCTATCAACACCATCGATTAACAGGTCAATCAAACGAGCAACAGATGTATTATGATGGTGGATAtgtttttaaattctttttaaacttttaaaacagCCTTGATAGGTATGTGACCAGGTTAAGGTAAGCTCTATAAATAGTTGACCCATTGATCGACCAGACATAGATATCTTAAGTCGTTTGAATACACAGTACGCATCGCTtgaatgaatattcataataacAAGAAATTGTTATATCTATGTGTGTGTGTGCTCGGAGGGTGAACGGAGAGTTTTGGATGTGATCCAGAGCAGAGtgcattatatttatatccGAGAGGAAGAGGAGAGGAGGACGATATGGGGAACTTCATGCCAAAGAAGTCGGGGTAAGCTATACAATCTTTAGGACATGAACACGTTTGAGTATGAGGgaatataactaatatattgAGATTGTGATTGAAGCATCTGTTAGGTCACATCAGGTTATGTTTACCAAACGTACACCCACTGTAAACAAGTCCTGGTCGACAGGCCTGCATCAGTATATCTGTGTACTCTAGCGTTACACATACAGGGGAGCTATTATTTCATAGAACCATGCTCTTTCGTAACCATGAATTGGTAACGTATGTTTTAGCATATTTGTTGTTAAATATTCCTACCCTGAAGtgattttgaataaatgtgtaatTGCCGAAAGCATTATCATACAAGAAGTGAACCAgaccccagtttcatcaatatattcCTTATCAATTTAAGAAAAGTCCCTAGCTGAAAAATGTCCATAGTAAAGCAATGTAGAATTCAAGGAAAGTTAATAGGGGATTTTTCTAAGTTGAGAACCGTTCATGAAACAGGTGTCTGATACTTGTAACAGATCCATTTTCAAGTCCATTACTGGCGTGATATCTGTAAACACCGTCGTTTTATTGacctataaatgtatataagataCGTGAGTCTAAATAGAAAGCTAACTTGCTATTTTGATATAcgtgtacatgttatatatatatatgtgtgtgtgtgtatatactaCAGAGGCTGGGAAGGAGATGATCGCTACCTACAAACAGAGTTTAAACTTATGGACACAGACAATGACGGACTATTGTCAACAGGACAGTTGACAAACCTACTTCTGGCTCTTGGTTTCGGAGGCGATGAAGCACAGACTGAGGTAGTATTGACAGAACTATTAACATGCCtcgtgtatatgtatatgttctCAAGTGTGAACATTTGCATCATAACTTGCCTGTTGTGTTGATAAGAAGTAAATTGGTGTTGTATTTCTCCCTGTTATCGGTGTACCGTGtatttatatgtgtatacagGTTTTGACTGGCGTGTGGCAATACTTTTATGAACATCGCTGTTGTGTTAAGCATCAATGCTTGCTTCAGTTTACTGaacaacataacaacaataCTTCATCATACATATTGGCATTCTATATTATTTCTTACTGTAAAACAACTTATTTTCGCGGCGACTTCATTTTGTCTTTAATGCCTTTTTTGCGGCGATTAAATTTCGCAATTTACAGTCATAAAAGGCCTACTGTACCTGTTATTGAAACTATTGCGCGAATTTTAATCGCTAGCAAATTACGCAAAAATAATCGCACGTGATAATAAGTTAGTTTACAGTAGTTAAGTGaaaaaaattgatgaaatgcatttctttttcaacattctgaaatttatttatgtacattttatcataaaatcTTCTGGGCACATGTGTTTCACTTAAGATGTATATCTTGAAGAAAACATATACAACGTGTTTTATGTACCCGGGACTGTAGGGAATTTCTACTTTACTAGAACTTAACTGAAACACTGGCAAGCAAAAGAAAATGATTATACATGTTACAtttgtgtattacatgttgctatagaaatttaaaaaaactatTGCTTTTATTAATCGCATGTCTACATATTTCagttttttcttattttcttaatattttaAGTAGAGGTATTTTGTGGGTGCCACGCATTCTACATATTCTAAACGACTTGGAAATCGTACATGAATATATTTGTTGTACACTGTCTTCTCTGAAATCTGCCATGCTTTTTAATAGTTAATATTGCCCTAGAAAGTATCAAACATGTATCTGTATTGTTTGTAGCTTTCATTCCTTCGAGTTGTTTTCCTTTCATACTCTATTTTCTTGCATATCAAGTAATGAGTACTTTACATTCTAATAACTGGTCACCTCTATGTACCCATAATATCTAATAACTGTTCACCTCTTTGTACCCATAATATCTAATAACTGTTCACCTCTTTGTACCCATAATATCTAATAACTGTTCACCTCTTTGTACCCATAATATCTAATAACTGTTCATCTCTATATACCcataatatataataactgTTCACCTCTATGTACCCATAATATCTAATAACTGTTCACCTCTATGTACCCATAATATCTAATAACTGTTCACCTCTTTGTTTATAATATCTAATAACTGTTCACCTCTATGTATCCATAATATCTAATAACTGTTCACCTCTATGTATCCATAATATCTAATAACTGTTAACCTCTATGTATCCATACTATCTAATAACTGCTCACCTCTTTGTACCcataatatataataactgTTCACCTCTATGTACCCATACTATACAATAACCTTCACCTCTATGTACCCATAATATCTAATAACTGTTCTCCTCTTTATACCCATAATATCTAATCACTTTTCACCTCTATGTACCCATAATATCTAATAACTGTTCACCTCTGTATTCCTCTGGATTACGGGGAGTTCCAGTTTGGAAGTTAGGATTAACAATCTCGACTTAAACGTTCACGAATACGTacaaaaagtaggtcactcacACCTGTATTGTGCCcattgacctacatcaaagaaaaatgtTGTCGAGCTCTATTTCCTACAATTCTTTACACACGCACTTCATATTTGGGGCACGGGTGCACCTAAATGAGGCTTTGTGTCTCGTACCAAAAGTTGTTCACTCTGCATCTTTATGCACTTTTAGGGTGTAATAGTTTCTCTTAAATACAATTTACCGGATTTAGGTATTAAATATTTCAGTTCAGTTATTCAGAAAGCAGTATTACTAGTAACACAATATGATTAAATTGGTTAAATACcaaatttaaataataattaagaTTTATGTTCAGATAAACACGGTTGATTTTTCATCCCGTAATTGGACTGTTGATAATTTATTAACTTAGTCGCTTTGCCTCTTTGAATTTTTCGTTTTCACACCGGAAGCCTGCTATAAAATTAGTGATATTACTAGACAATTCAAATGCAATCAAATAATGAATATGTGTAACCAAATCCAAATTCCCGTTCTTGGCATATTAGTTTATATTGGGTGGGAGGTTATAATTTGCAGAATTGTCATTTTCTCTTTTCGTCTGTTATCCCTtctcattttttgttttttgtttttgttttgcctccatccccccccccccc
This genomic interval carries:
- the LOC117333244 gene encoding SRR1-like protein isoform X2; translated protein: MYDLTSSDFYSSVQDLIGKVIHDEEGDKNTGGLLFQAICYGLGNFSECVIARYQLCLLMALREHLKINARECLLYDPKFRDEEKHILNNLGFHVIDKNEEGKRPCSLDTRTLFYMPHCGKSLCNNLLWANWSRQHLSNMVVIGNSFTSIIDNTPSRLLEKTGGYIQRLYPYCTEVPLPTTFKFTDIFNDTAIHSFPANKLRNAPEEFWDSPSEPRYEEEDVEFISNKQR